The genome window ATTGAATAAAACCAAAATTAATCCAACGTATTGGTTTTACATTTTCAATAGGCAAAACTTTTGGTTATGGGTCAAAACCCAACTGCAATAGAACCATTGCAAAAGAACAACTTTTAATATATAACCACAAAAGCGAGTTTACCAGAAACCCTTTCAGTAACAGCAATCAAGATTGGTAAAATTAACCTCAAAATTTGGATCGCTTCAACGGGCTCGAGCAACATACGCCAGCGAAGCAGCTGCTGCTAAAATTGTCGCTGTTGTAATCGTCTGTTTAAAATCATCATTTACGGCTTTTTGCTCATCAAGTTGCTTGAGAGCTTCATCTCTCTCCAGTGCAGCCTGATAGGAATCTCAGTTCCAATGTATGGAAGTGTAGCCCGAATATATTGCCCTGAAACGAGAATATAAAAACTAATGATAGGAATCTCAGTAAAGATACTACAAACGAGAATATAAAAACTAATCAAAGATAGTAATACATGATTAATATAGTATATATCATACCCCTTTGGCACTAGTCCGAGCAAGCATTCGGATAAACATGGTACTAGGTGGCCTGTTATGAGATTCTGCCATTGAACGAACTTCCTCCACATAAGCGCATTTGTTCGGTTGTCTCTTTTTCACTCCCGTTTATGATGAAATTTCCACCTTGATCAAACGGATCAAGTGAAGAGACAAACCACTTACTGCACATTATAATATACATTCACTTGGAAAACAATAATGATCAAATCAAATATCATACCATCCATTTTTACTACCATCAGACTACAACAACAGTTTAAGATACCGAATCATGCCAAGTTTGACCTATTTAACGGCCTACACAATGGATTTACACGTAACACCAAAAACACATAAGTATGAGGTTAGACAAAGCTACAAAATATGTGTAGTAATACTTCCTTGTAACACCAAAATATAGATGGTAATATTTCCGTGTAGCACCCAAAAAACGCGCTAGTGTTCGGTTCAAAGTTAATTATCTCAGGCATGGTCGCGCCTCATTACGATTTCCCTTTGAAGGTCTTCAAAATACATTCTTTGGATTTCTGTCATACCGCTCACATCCATCATCATAATCCGCTGGTCCGATTCCTTCTTTGCAAGCTCAGTTTTCTCAGCTTCAATCCTTAACTTTTCTGACAGTAACCTCAACCTTTCATCTTCCACTTTCTTATCATACTCCATCTTCTCGGTCTTAAGGCGAAAATACTCTTTCTCTTGAGCCTGCGCCTCCTCTAAAAGTGTAAACTTCATCTTTCTGAGTTGAATAATTTCCTCAGTTTGCTTACCTTCAACCTTTCGTTTTTTTACAGCAGCTTTCTTACCCATTGGTCGATCCAATTCGACAACTTCATCTTCAATGACATTTCGCGTTGGGGATGGGGTTGTGGTTGGGGTCGGGGGTGGGACCATCGTCTTCCTTTGCTTTGCGGCATCCCGCAAAATCCACTTAGGTTGGTCCTTTAATAGGTTCCAACAATGCTCGAACAGAAAGTTGCACTTTTCTTCTGATTGGTACATAATTTTCGCCTTATCAAACttgcatttaaacaaataaaatacatGTTAGAAGAACAAAATAAAGAATTATAAAGTACTATTAAAACAAGTTGAGTGTGGATTATTTTACCTTATCCTGCTCAGTCATGCCGCTTTGATTTAATCGTTCAACTTGAGCTAGGCATGAACAAAAGCTATTAGTGGCCTTTTGAATACAAGACCATCGATTTGATAAAGACTTGATCGTTCGCTCGGTTGTGGTTTCTTTATGTTGCTGAAAGTACTCAAAGATTTTTCCCATAACTGAGAGTATTTCTGATCTGTTCCATTGGTTTTTGTAAacaaatataaaatttatttgttttatttattaacatataaaatttaaataaattgGTAAAAAGACTAAACCACCCTTGAGTGACCATATTTAACGAGAAAAATTAACTAAATCAGACCAAAGGACGTAACGTGCAAGAGTTTATAAACATaaagtacgttttctgtaatttttgaaagtaaaagacatACTTTACAAACTGGTATAAACATAAAGGTCATTTTCTATAATCTATCTCTTAATTATAAAAGTCGAAAGTTTAAAGAAATTAAACCAAGTTAAATTATACAAATTATATGTCTTAATAAAAGATTTGGTGTTAAAGATACATTTAAAAAAAAGAGGGGCAGTTGTTgataaaagatttatttaaaatttagaaaagatagagaataa of Helianthus annuus cultivar XRQ/B chromosome 1, HanXRQr2.0-SUNRISE, whole genome shotgun sequence contains these proteins:
- the LOC110940438 gene encoding uncharacterized protein LOC110940438; the protein is MTEQDKFDKAKIMYQSEEKCNFLFEHCWNLLKDQPKWILRDAAKQRKTMVPPPTPTTTPSPTRNVIEDEVVELDRPMGKKAAVKKRKVEGKQTEEIIQLRKMKFTLLEEAQAQEKEYFRLKTEKMEYDKKVEDERLRLLSEKLRIEAEKTELAKKESDQRIMMMDVSGMTEIQRMYFEDLQREIVMRRDHA